Genomic DNA from Mycolicibacterium helvum:
CAGGCGCGCAGCTTCGGCGGCCTTGGCCTCTGCTTCGGCTTGTGCGGCACGGGCTTTGGCTGCGGTTTCGTCGGCAAGTGCCTCCCGGCGCTGTACCTTGACATTTTCCAAGCGGACTTCCTCGCGGATCTCGCCTGCCTGCGCCCTTCGGCGGCTGACCTGGCGATTACGTCCAACCCAGACCAGCGCCGCGATGACGATCAGCGCGGCGATCACGGCGATGACAATCCACACAGTGTTCGTGGCCATCCTCGGCTCCATTCATTGAGCGGGCCGCTGATGCGGCGCCGTCAATTAGCGGCGTTCCCGTCCTGGCCATGCGTCAAACCGTTCAACGCTGTCAACATGCCCGCTGCCGCGCGCGGCCAGGTGAAGGTTTCGGCCCGCCGCCGCGCGCAGAACCTGCGTTGCTGCTCGGGGCGATCCATGAGACCGGTGACGGCCTCCGCAATGGCGTGCGGATCATTGTCGGCACATGCGCCACTATCGGATGTCAGGATCTCGGTCAGCGCGGAGGTACGGGACACGACAGCCGGAGTTCCGCACGCCAACGCCTCCAGAGCCGCCAGGCCGAAGGTTTCGTGCGGGCCCGGCGCCAGCGCGACATCGGCGGTGGCCAATAGTGTCGCAACCGCAGTGCGGGATTCGATGAACCCGGTGAAGTCCACCGGTAACCGCGCAGCCTGCCGTTGCAGCCGGGGCCGCATCGGTCCGTCGCCGGCGATGACCAAACGGGCATCGACACCCGAATCAAGCAGGGCGGCAAGGGCATCGACGCTACGGTCGGCCCGCTTCTCCACCGACAACCGACCGCAATGGACCAGCAGTAGCTGGCCGGGAGCGGCCCAGCGATTACGGGTCAACGGGCAGAACCGGTCGGGATGAAACATGTCGAGGTCGACGCCCAACGGCACCGTCATCACATTTCGGGCACCGATTCGGTCGAACTCTTCGCGGGCGAAACTCGTGGTACACAGCACCGTGTCGTAGTTGGCTGCGGTCCGGCGATTGGCCATGTCCGCGATCCGACGCGCCAGCCGCTTGGGCA
This window encodes:
- a CDS encoding glycosyltransferase, yielding MRVAQVANFYGPRSGGLRTAVDRLGAEYCAAGHEVFLIVPGSVASYTELPGGVTRITVPAKQIPFTGGYRAVMPAPVTTLLEELAPDAVEVSDRFTLRSLGRWGARHGVTTVMISHERLDRLTGQIMPKRLARRIADMANRRTAANYDTVLCTTSFAREEFDRIGARNVMTVPLGVDLDMFHPDRFCPLTRNRWAAPGQLLLVHCGRLSVEKRADRSVDALAALLDSGVDARLVIAGDGPMRPRLQRQAARLPVDFTGFIESRTAVATLLATADVALAPGPHETFGLAALEALACGTPAVVSRTSALTEILTSDSGACADNDPHAIAEAVTGLMDRPEQQRRFCARRRAETFTWPRAAAGMLTALNGLTHGQDGNAAN